Sequence from the Crassostrea angulata isolate pt1a10 chromosome 9, ASM2561291v2, whole genome shotgun sequence genome:
GAAATACACTATAtccactacatgtatatatctaatTGACATATTTCTTTAATCGACAAAAAAACCTGTCTCAGTTGTATTTAgaaaattaacatagattgtatcTCAGTAAGCATGTATgtgataaaattatacatgtatttaaaaagtttaactagTTCTAcatatatagttacatgtagattGCGGCAGACAACCCTTAATTATTcttgaatatatattatgagGTGTAATAAGGTATCGAATACAACTGATAACTGATCAAGAACTTCTAATACCGGTAGTGCATTGGCAGCTCATTTTCCCTGAttgtcaatataaatattaattaggGCAAATAATTGTTATCTCAATCTTCatgtttaaaaagatattagaACCTTAAATTGATCTTCactaatacaaaaagattgatAAGAAAATTAGCCACTTAGTCATTGAATGTATTTTTCTCCTCcttgacatttacatgtatgtttacttAATGGATAAAACAATGCAgtcataatttgaatttcattatcaaaaaatccTGCTGGTATGATtccataatatcaattttataaatctgaGTGACAAGTACGCGCTATTCAgttgaatataaaattgtattttgatattacatgtacatctacatgtacaatccAAATTCGCCATTAGGTTACTGATTATCTGGCATAATAGCATATGgcagtgtttgttttattgcaaaaattatgtgttaattatgatcaacaattttgtgTGACCCAAATAAGACTTATCATCTGAGCACTCAAAGAATACCAGAGATACatgcaaattacatgtagttatttaTAGCTGACCGAGTTTATagacttttgaaattttaacttgtttagTTTAAGTTATGCATTCCCAATAGGATAACATATTAATGTatcaagttacagagcttgattAATAATGAGATAATGAAAATAgcaataattttaagaaataacctCATTACTACAAAATAATGCATTGTATGATAGCATATATCAAAGACTGAACTGGACATTATTCTAGGAGATACAAGAAATGCACAATGGGTTTGCATATTTTTAGAAAGACTTCATTGAAGAAACAATGTAATCTGTTTGCATATCGGGATAATTTTTTCAGGATgtattaaattgaattaaattgattgagGCCAggattaaattgatataaattaaacttgacatccatgtaaatacatgtatgtacccagaatatgtacatgtatagatacattgcatgtgcggatccagaaaatttttccagggggggtccgaaggataattgtgtttgccagagggggtccgaggcatattttcgcgataattttactatgtaaatttaataaattttcattttccagggggggtcgggacccccccgaccccccctctagatccgcgcatgcattgTACATTCAATTAGAGATTAAATAGTCTAATATTCTAATACTGTAAGATTTTCTATCATTGAAAAGTGAACTAGGtgaaattaatctgcaaaatttggtgtttgtacatatattatgtcTAAATAAGAgtatgaaagttaaaaaaaaatccagaaaccCTTCCCAAATTAAGGAAAATGCAGCAtgtatgttttaacaattttacatttgtctTCTAATATTGtgtttgaatgaataatttaatttctagAATGTAGCCTGGTGTGTTTTTGTAACTTAGAAGATGAGAGTGCTGGGCTGGCCTGAGATGAACCAAGGAGACACACTGTGTATACCTCAATAGCACCTATTGTTCTTTCACAGACCTTGCAATTAACTTAGAAATCTTACGTGTCTTTGTAATGGGCACATTCTGTGTATACCTATTGACCACCCTATTGTTCTCCTAATGCTACAATCAACAGAGCAAAGCACTATATACACACGACACATGAGAACTTGAGAATTTGTAAGAAATTACAAACCAAAGGGAAATTCtgaatgaatgaaattaaaaagtttttataagaatttataaaataaaaatgaaaacattatctataatcaaaataaaattttaacatacattgaaataaaacacttaataataataaacaaagagaCTCCTTAGAAGGTGAAATTTCCTTTGTGGTTCgatcattaaattaaatttaatgatcGAACCACAAAATGACCTATCTTATTCCAAAAAACTTTATAGAATTCTGTTGTAAATCCATCACTGCCTGGACTCTTATTATTtgccatattttttatatgggtacATGCAAAGTTCGGGAACTATGTCAAACAGAAACAAGGAATAATTACCCGTATCCCAAAAGATGGTATTTAATCAATTGGAGACCAATAACACTTCTAAACATTGCTTATAAAATAAGTTATGAGTGTAATGCTCAGAGAATTAAAAGTATGCTTGATATAATTAGTAGTCCCAATCAAACAGGTTTCATTCCAGGAAGATATATTGGTGAAAATACTAAGCTGATATATGATCTTATGCAacatatggggggggggggggggggggagacatTTCTGGTgtattattcataattgatttttataaaaaaaagcatttgataCTTCACATggaaatttattcacaaatattaagattttttcaactttggaGCATCCATTCAATCTTAGATATCTACTTGTCAATGTAATATAGAATCATCAGTCACACAAGCTGGAAAcctttcaaaaattttcaaacatagcAGAGGATTTCCCCAAGGCGACCCAATCTCCCCCTATTCATTCCTACTGTGTGCAGATATTTTGGCATATAAGattaaataacttttatattcGGGCTACACCCTGAGCCTATTTCTATAGACATTTATTCTATCTTCTTGATTATGAAATCCCATATCTATTGGAAAAGGTGTCTTAAGGAAATACTATCAATTCATGAATTAATAATAGATATTGAAAGACATATATCgactctaaaatatattgttacaaaaaattgcagattAGATGATTTCTATAAGAGATGGGAAACTtggctttttcttctttctttttaatagaCTTACTCAAATTTGACTGTATAATAGAGATTATATAAAGCTTTCAATCAACTACTAACTCATGTTCAACaactatctctctctctctctctctctctctctctctctctctctctctctctctctctctctctctcaaggaACAATTTGGATTTGAAGTAAATGTACTTAAAAGCTGTTGTGATCactttattttatacaaatgtattggATTGTTCAActttagattaaaaataaagaaaaaatagtctaataatgtaaaattttctatCACTGAAAAGTGGACCTAGGtgaaattaatctgcaaaatttggTGTTTGTACGTTACGGCTAAATAAGAATataagagtttaaaaaaaaatccataaacccttcccaaattaaggaaaatgcagcatgtgtgttttaataattttacatttgtcttctaatattgtttgaatgaataatttaattagaATGTAGCTCTGGGTGTTTTTCTAACTTAGATGAGAGTGGGCTGGCCTGAGATGAACCAAGGAGACACACTGTGTATACCTCATTAGCACCTATTGTTCTTTCACAGACCTTTTCAATTAACTAAGAATTCTTATCTGTCTTTGTAACGGGTACGTTCTGTGTATCCAATTAACCACCCTATTGTTCAACGGAGCAAAGGTACATACACACGACACGTGAGAGCAGGTGTCCGATCGAGCTGTGCACGTGTAACCAGGAACAAAGTAATGGACAGGGGGCTGCAATTAATCTGGATGTCAACTTGGGGGCCGGgtgtggggggtgggggggggggtctatttctgcagcaaagatttttattataattgagtTATCATAGAGCCCAccaaccccccaccccccttccCACACACACTCTTTTGGGGGAGAATATTAAAAATTGGAAAACAAGATGTTAAGAGAGGAAAATGAAGTTAAAGGTAGATTACACgctatcaccccccccccccccacacacacacacacacgcattTTATAATCGttgttaaaatatatgcaaCTTGGACCTTTTCATAAAACAGTGCTTTTGAACACACTTAAACGGCTCTGATCAGGATGTATATCGCTACCGGATCGGGGGGTTGGGATTAAATGCAATGGGTTGGGACgtagatttaaattttaaaataaaagtgtacTGGGTACATGTATGCGCTTGAAATTAATCCCTGGGTATTTATTTAGTTGAACTCCCTTTGGTCGCCCTTATTTTCTAGGGACTTTTAAAATTTGCCGCACGGGTATGAATACCTTCCGACGCCCAGGGTAATTAAATAAACGATTATTGAATACTAAATCATATCTGATGTGTATAAAAATAGGtaatgagattttaaaatatcttagttAAAAACAACACcacttatttatcatttttccgTAATCAGTTAATGACCCTTTTTGATATCGTTTAAATATGTAATTACATCAGAAGAAATTAATGAGCGCCGTGGCGCATATGGTAGCGCATTGGCCTACAGACCCAAGGGTCGTGGGTTCGGATCTCACGGCCGGCAatgatttttctccaaattttctttctgtaaaatgccacaataattaaaataatatcaatctAGTAACAGTTCCTTCTCGGCTCGATACAAATTTGACAACATAAAATCAAGCATGCATTGATATATTTAGTATACACAGCGTTCCGAtgatatgtatacacatgtgtTGAAATATAGACAGTGaatacaaagtacatgtatacacagggATTGGTCTTGTTCAGTTTATTATGAAATCGTGGGAATATATTAAACGATGCAAATGTGCAATGGGCCTCATCCTTTGACTTAGATTGTGATGCCTTTTTGTcgtggctagcgaagatgtgtCGGCCTTAGACTCTGTTATTATTGCCGGTGTGGAAATCACTCCAAGTATTCTCATGATTAAGCCTTAAAATCATTACAAAGACTGCATGATTTGTTCTCCATGACTATGTATTTCAAGCACtggtttattttgtataaaggtTATCCTTTATATATACTTGCCAAATTAATTGCAATGGGAAAttcgattttaaataaaattccagCTTTTGCTCCAGCTTTTGCTCGCTTGAGATAAGTCCTATACAATGGGAAGagtgggaaagaaatagataagaAGTACTTACCGGTATACATgctatgaattaatttaaaaacaaaataattattgtgaGAGGCTTCTACAGTATAATATTTAAACGCACTGATTTTGTCACATGCCTCTGATGTACTATAGCCATGgtatctattttttattatcCAAAATAGCTCCTGGACATTATCACAAAATATATACTCTTTCACTAAAACATTCTAcggaaaagaaaaaatcaacgGGACTTTTCAtcaagtaccccccccccccccccccatgagaAAACATGTACACAAGCTGAAATTATCCGTCGAAAAgtattattgtacatatatatcttgATGACCACCTTACTATCTCCTGttaaattaagaattttataataattattggtTTTACTAATAgtataatgatataaaacatttcgcacactttatttattagttgttataacccccccccccaacccccaacccccaacccccaCCATTGACACTAAATTCATCATATTTATAGTTAGATAAATAATCTATATAATAATACGGTGTTCAGGATGTTAAATAACTAATAGGATTTTCGAGTTCATTAAACGGCATTATACTTGAAATTCATGAAATCTCGACTGCTCTAATCGAAATATCTGTGTCCCGATTTGTCTAACTATTTCGACATCCGGTTTTCAACTCCATCGCCGGTGTCCGGTCAAGTCGTACACAGACCAACTCGTATAcaggtcaactcgtatacaaaatttCCGCATAAAAACCGAAAGTCAACTCGTATGCAAAAAAAATTCCCGTATACCTAACcgaaagtcaactcgtatacaaaaaaatCCCGTTACAAAATcgaaagtcaactcgtataaaaaaaattcccgtaTATTTAACCGAAAGTCAACTCGTATGTACAAAAAATCACCATTATTTGAAAGTCAACTCTTATACAAAAAGTTAGAAACAAAAtaagtaatttaaaagtaacTAAAAACACTTGGTTTCTtgtaataaaatttctttatatattgcTTCCGTAATTCAGCGTAAAAAAGACATATAAGAATAAAATGGATGTTATCAACTATTACAAAGACTgcaaaattcatacatgtataattgtgcATTATCATTCAACTCGGTAACGATGTgaaattacaacaaaaaaattaacgaTAATTAATTGTGTCAATCCAATCATTATTATTTGGTAATTATTTCTACACATCAAACcaataattgttaaaacacCAAGCGCGGTGTTTCTTGCTTCTCCAAATGGATGACTTCTCAAAGGCTAATTAAGATActtcttattattttgtttaaattttttttgtatacgagttgacatTAAGTTTAGCATACCTATTTTATATGCAgaattttttgtatacgagttgacttttAGTTTTTTATGCGgaattttttgtatacgagttgactttcgTGTTTTTATGCGGAaaattttgtatacgagttgacctgTATACGAGTTGGTCTGTGTACGACTTGACTGTAAATCCCATCGCCTGGTACTTGATAAGTTGGTAGGGCTAGTGTTGCTAAGTTTGTGTTTCTTCTGTCCATTTCCAAAGGTAATTCCATTGACTGCAaatcagtttcattttaaatttatacgtctatatattctttaataacTTCCAAGTGAAAAGctaggtaatgaaaaaaaacaccaacaTTTATTCGTGGACCGAATTTTCTCGAAATAGTGAGACCATAGATTTAAGACTGTTTTAATATGCTATGATATTTAACAGaagtttaaatattatatgtaatctTTGTGATTGCATAAACCGTAAATGTATGCCTTTATTAGTGGATCATATAACATTGGTACATACAATACAGTTcagtattgataaatatttacaacctgtcagattttaaagaattttataataagCAGGGCAATACTTATTTTGAATtagttatatcttttaaacataatttacataGTTTTCATGACATATTTTTAGGCAAATTAAAGGATGACAGAGCATACCTCTGATGCTGACACttgtcatttgaaaaaaaggcaTTTTTGGAAGACATTACCAACATCTGTGGATTATAATTCAATGCAAGAGAAAATCTAGAGTCATTAAACTAATGCAAACATGAATAAATCAGTCTCGAGTAACTTATTATTGAGAATCTGATTTATTTGCTTGGATTGGTTTAGTTAACATCACCCCATACTGTCTGCACTGTGAGTACtggtattttaatagattggtaaaatattttagtaattttatattatgaacAAATGGGATAAAATACCCCATGCATATGTGGGATAATAAATCCCATGACATCTATTTTATGGGATTAAAAACCCTAAActgttatttaagaaaaaagtggGTTTTTAAACCCCACATTATTTTCATGGGGTTTTCTGCCCCATGGGGTTTATTGCAAAACCCCATGGGGTTTGCATGGGGTTTTCTGTGGGGTATTTTTTCCAAACTAAAATCCCATGGGGTTGGAACTTTTAAgttcaaatatctaaaaaactatctaaaaatgtttcaatttttttcccataaatttatttagaataaaaaacccCACCATTTGGTACTAAACTTTGGTCAATAGTATGTATGGAAAGAGGTGCGCAACGCCGGAAAAATGTCCATTCCGAAGTTGTCCGTCCCACTGTTTTTTGTTTTCCTCATGAGCATATGAATGCCTGACAAGCACATTCTTTATATGTCATCATTTTGTTATTCAGGTGAGCGAGCTAGACTTAAGGAGGATGCTGTGCCATCTGTTTCCCCTTCACCTGTACAACTTCTAAAAGGCGCCAACTTGTCACAAGGATCCCATCGCAACCAATCATTTGTGACTATCAGGGTGTTCAGCATGAAATCATAGTTGAATCCTCCAATGATGAGACTGAAAATCTTGAAATTGAGTTGACCCCAGATGAGCTCGTTTCTAATGAAAGTGTACAATGTACTCTTCTTGGTCGTTTTTCTATTGAAAACATTAGAACAGATCCTAAAGCTATTGATTATTACACAGGTTTTTCAAACTATGAACATTTCCAATTCTTTTTTTACTGTCTTGGTCCAGCAGCTTCAGACCTAAAAAATCAACCAACCATTATTTCTCCCTTGGATCAGCTGTTCTTGACAGTGATTAAACTGAGACAAGCCAAAGAAGATTATGAACTTAGTCTCATGTTTGAAATCAGTGAATCAACAGTATCCAAAATTATTGTCATGTGgataaattttatgtactttCAGCTCAAGAAACTTGACATTTGGCCTTCCCGTGAAATAATCGACAAAAACAGGCCTGAAGGTTTTCAGAAGAAGTTCCCAACAACGAGAGTAATTTTGGATGCAACCGAGATTCCGATTCAAAAGCCATCAGATGTAAACGCCCAATTAATAACTTGGTCAAGTTACAAACATCGTAATTCACTGAAAACAATGATCGGTTGTACCCCTAGAGGTGCAGTTTCATTTATAAGTGAGTCTTTTGGTGGTTCAGCATCAGCTCGACAGATAATAGAGTGTTCCAAAATAATCAAACCGGAATCAAATATGTTTCTGCCAAAAGATAGTATAATGGCAGACCGTGGAATTATGGTGCAATATTTATTTGCACCCATGGATGTATATGTTAATACTCCTACCATGCTGAAAGGTAAATCGCAACTTGAGCCAAAAGATGTTGTTCGAGACAGTAGAATTGCATCCAAGAGAATTCACGTAGAAAGAGTAATTGGCCTCTCCAAGACCTATAAAATTCTAAGTCATCCACTACCATCCAGTAAATGTGTTCTTGGTTCAAGAATAGTATTTGTTTGCTTTTCATTGTCAAACTTCAGAAAACCTATTGTAGATGGTTATGCTTAAAGTTATCCAACTGTTGGCTTTGTTTTGAGAAATGTTACTTGAGAACGCTGAATTATTAGTCATTtgttcataatacatgtagtcatTTTGCAATGAATATTAAATCTCAATGTTTATACCATTTTTTGGTCATTAAATATTGGTTGTTGTTAAATCATGATAAAGATACCAAGAGTCTGTTcaattactggtacatgtataattaagaTACAGAAATTAACAACTACAAATGCCAAATAATTAGTACAGATCAAGAGATAATGAACTTTGATTGAACAACATCTTCAGTTTCTTCCCTCACATTTTCCATAATACATAATTAATATACATCATAAGTAAAGTCAGCATTTAACTCAAGGTTGatattgaatttgttaaaaaatgaatcccaccatatggcatATTTAATAAagagtgttaaaatttcaagcatctgcaattaatagtttctgaaaaaatgtgacagaaatttgttaccgacagacagacaaaaagataaaaaaatttacaccccccccccttcagaGCAGCAGTATTGTACAATATATTGATACAGAACAGTAGTATGAATTGTTTCATTTCACAGAAAGAGAATGGCTTAATTTAATGTAACTTCAAATGAAAATGCAAACACCAAGCCAATGCATCAAAAAATGTACATTCTATGTTCTTTCTGCTATATCTAGTGCACCAAAAACTTCAACTTCAACAATGAAGTGTgcataatatgtaaaaaagctTACATGTGCATGAAATAAAATAGCATACAAGCCTATTACAAACAAGAAGCAACATATGGTCGGAAATGTTTCTTGTAGAAAAATTTCTAGTTTTGGCAATAAACTAAAAAGACAATATTCCTCATCATATTCAAGTTTTAAGATCAAGATGTCACAAATTGTGTAAACAATGATGTAGCAGAGTTTTCTACCTGAAATATACAGTTGTCCTTGGATTTGGTCATAGTATTTATGACTTGATTTCAATGTAATTTTACCATTTGATTCAACAAGAAATGGGAATTTCTTCCCTGGTTTAATATCAACACCTCTACCACCATATGGGCATTTAACTTCTACTATGGCATCATTCTCTACTAAACCATCTGGTGTAGCACCAAGGAAAGGGTATTAAATAACTTATTAAACACAAATAACCCACactttttaactttgaaatgagTCAATTCTTCAAACATGGAAATTGCTCTACTTTCATGCTGCCTACCATGAATGATGGGATAGGTAATGATTGACTTCGGTTGATAAATGCTAGAACACAATTTTCTAGTGTCTGCTGCAAGTCATTTTTACAATGTCACCGAAACGTGAGGCAGTAATTCGCCATTTTCTTTCATCAAACCAGGTTTTACTCTTGGCTTGCATCCTTGTAGATTTCTCTATGTCCTTGGCATCTTTTGGAGACACCTTAAAAAGAGGACAATAAAATGAAAGAGGGACATTTTTTACCTGCATGTATGTTAAATCAACATGCAGCTTTTTGTTGATACAATGAACCTGTATATGATATTCTTATACTTGCTGCCATATTTAAATTGAATGCTGGTTTGACCTCAGATTTTCAACATGTAACAGAGACACTTTTAGCCTCAGCTGAGGTTTGAACCCTTGTCCTCTGGCATGCCAGTCCAGCACCCTACTgatcgagctaaagggttaacccactagccaGAGCTTGTAGGAATGTTATATACCTGACTCtattacaaacaaattaattatacaACCTCATAAATGCATTTAGGTTGTAAAGTTCTGTTCATTAGTTTACTTACAGCAATTGCTTTGTCAACAAGATGCTCTGTTATAGGTTGTTGAAGGTAATCATGGTCTCTACTTGCAACctaaaatgtgtataaaataaagaaaaagtattacatgtattacaattatACTAGCTAGCTATCCATTTTACTGTAGTAGTTGGAGCTATATGAACCGTGGATATTTGCctgggtagctcagtggtagagctcctgactaaAGTTGCAGGGTCCAGGGTTCGATTCTCGGTCTACATATGTTTTCAATTTATGTATATGCTTATTCCTGCTTTCCTATTTCATTACTAATTATGCTAATGTACAACTACTAcagtgaatttaatttttgtgaaatagTGCCATAAAAATTACCTGAAGACTGGTTGAAGGAGTTAAATATCTCAATGATATGTTGGCAGAGGACTGGGAACAGAAGTTCACCATACAGTTATAAATGTAACAGGAGTAGCCTGATGAGAATTTCATGTACTTGTCTTTCCTTGGATCCTCCAGCATTTCATCGGTGTGCTTCTTTTTCCAAGGGATTCTATCTGCTGCCAGTGGTTTACCTATAAAGTACTACactttattatacatatacagaGCCATTCATGGCATCATAATGCATATTAATGAGCCAtgatttcatgtaaaaattaacTATTCAAAcgtatataaaatatgtaatacaCACCATCATAAATTTTCTTTGGCACATGAAAGCTTTGCAGATTGTCTGTACAACCTTTCCTGACTGCTAAATTTCCCGTTTCCACAAAGCTCTACACCATAAGAAAAACAGCAGCAACATGCTTACATGTTCCATGAGGCCCCTTGCCTGCAGGGCATTCACAATGGGAATTCAGAGGATCTCCTATTCTTTTGTCAattccaattttaaaattgtaggataactattaaaatatgaaaaaaaaaggatttaaaaaGTAAGGTCATGCATgatcatttctaaaaaaaaaatttctggccATTGTGTATAGAAAATCAGTTAATAATCTTACAAAATCATCAGGACATAAATGATTACTATCAAGCTAAATTTAATGACACTGAGGTAGTTTACCATCTGATATCATGTGgtcaattttgttaattttacatgtattgtcaaAGTTAGCACTATAAATTCATGAATAATTCAGAAACGTTTGCaaggttttatatatatataagcaattACATCAACCTGTTATTGTATCAtgtctatttaaaattgttgatccaAACCTTTTGTTTCATTGCTGCACCCACTATTCcagataaataaatatgtgCATCATCTGATGACATGCTGCATGCAAAAATTCTCTCTCCATTTAGAAGGTCCTTGCCCTTTTCCAAGGCTTTAAGGTCAGATGTCATCTGTTTGTCTTCTACAAAATGGAAAtcaaaattggaaaattttCCTAGAGAATGttctattttaaattcaaaaggtgatcagatgtatgttgttataatgttgtaagcctgtacatgtacatgcagaatCAGAAATACATTACATTCTAGTTTAAGATATCACTAATAATTAGAAACATTTCAGTTAAATCTTGATTTACAAATTTACCTGCCATTCTATACAGAAAGTATTGTTCAATCTGGTGATATGCTAACTGTGGCATTGACTTCCTGTGTTCTGGTCTGAGTTGCTGGAAGCCAGTTATAGGCCAGAATACATCTAATGGCTCTGGAATTATGATGGCATCTtctctgaaattcttatttctGTCATACGATTCAAGCCCGAAATATCCGAAGAGTAATACGATCCATAGACCTTGATGCACATGTGTAAACATGTACAATGACAAAATATATTCCTAAAGATCTGAGGTTTTCCTGGTCTATTAAagcaattataattattattaatgttaCTGGGCTGGTTTTACTGGcaagtaaaatttgaaaatcagtgaaaaaaaagacCAGGATATTTTGGACTCTAATGGTACTCGGCTAATGTTACGTTACTGTAGTTCCTTTAGACGTATAGTGCCTTTAAATTGCTTTATCAAGTGTAAATTATTGAACActtaaataatttattgataaaacaatGTCTTTATGATGAGGTATGTTTCAATTCAACAGTTTAAAATACAGATATgatgattaaaatatatatcaaa
This genomic interval carries:
- the LOC128163209 gene encoding uncharacterized protein LOC128163209, with amino-acid sequence MADTYKQWSVQRLKCELAQRGAACGGRKINLIERNKNFREDAIIIPEPLDVFWPITGFQQLRPEHRKSMPQLAYHQIEQYFLYRMAEDKQMTSDLKALEKGKDLLNGERIFACSMSSDDAHIYLSGIVGAAMKQKLSYNFKIGIDKRIGDPLNSHCECPAGKGPHGTCKHVAAVFLMSSANISLRYLTPSTSLQVASRDHDYLQQPITEHLVDKAIAVSPKDAKDIEKSTRMQAKSKTWFDERKWRITASRFGDIVKMTCSRH